GCCGCTTTAGCTTCATCAATCTATTTCGTTGTAAGAAAAGTTAAGAGAGAAAAGATAGGTTGGTTTAACGAGATAAAGAAAGAGATTAAAAATCATCTCCACGAAAAACTGGAAATTCTATGGAGAGAGGGAATTTCAGGTGCAGATTTTCTCATTGCAGGTATTGGATCTTCCATTGAAATATTCGGAAAATATGAAAAGGTTATGGATTACGAGGGAAACATTATAAAGGCAGACAAACTTATTGACTTTGTTCGTAAGGTTGTTACTGATTATGCCATTCATCAGATACTTCATAATGGAATTGCAGGAGAAATTTCTCCTTTAACGAGATTCTACATACTTTTCAGATGGATGTATAAAGAGGCAAGGGTTAAGTTTGATGATGCAAGAAAACTTGCACAGAGTAGTGGGATAGACCTTTCAAAGGAATGGAACAAAGGTTTTATTAAAAAGGAAAAAGAGTTTATAATAGTTTTGGGACCACAGGATAGAAGTTTAAAAGATTTGAAAGAAGCGAAGGAGTTAATTGATGTTCTTCATCATGTGCTAATTCTATGGAAGCAGGGAAGAAGGGATGATATGAAAAAAGTTCTTTATGAAAGTGGATTCATTAAAAAAGACACCTTCTATCGTGTAGCTCAGGCAATATCAGAGACTCTGCCCCTTGAAAGTAAAGAGAAGAAACTCCTTGATGGATTTTTATCAGGAAAGGAAAGACTTATAACTGCGATAAAGGAAAAACCTTTTCAGAGGGATTTATTTAATAACGAATAAGGAGGCATAAAAATGAAGCGTTTTTCATTGGTGGCTCTACCTCATAAGGACATAAAAGAGGGAAAGCTCACCCTTGACATTTTTGCTGCAGACCTATGGGAGGTGTATAAAGGTAGAGCGCCAGAGGAGTACTCTAATCCAGATGTTTTC
This DNA window, taken from Caldisericia bacterium, encodes the following:
- a CDS encoding DUF1156 domain-containing protein translates to EKNNRINRWVNNVEAIAGCYAMQALPMQWQYVEGNPYYGNIEWNTLLDFKIGAVFKWVKNINLAAKVTQSSATEIPYPDNYFDAVFTDPPYYDNVPYSYLSDFFYVWLKRSVGDLYPELFMTPLTPKSKEIVAYSHQEGGFEEGKKYFESMLKKSFKEIARVLKPEGIATIVFTHKSTSGWETLINSLLDSGLVVTASWPIDTEMKARLRAKESAALASSIYFVVRKVKREKIGWFNEIKKEIKNHLHEKLEILWREGISGADFLIAGIGSSIEIFGKYEKVMDYEGNIIKADKLIDFVRKVVTDYAIHQILHNGIAGEISPLTRFYILFRWMYKEARVKFDDARKLAQSSGIDLSKEWNKGFIKKEKEFIIVLGPQDRSLKDLKEAKELIDVLHHVLILWKQGRRDDMKKVLYESGFIKKDTFYRVAQAISETLPLESKEKKLLDGFLSGKERLITAIKEKPFQRDLFNNE